A window of the Oryza brachyantha chromosome 5, ObraRS2, whole genome shotgun sequence genome harbors these coding sequences:
- the LOC121054485 gene encoding zinc finger protein ZAT5-like yields MASGQRAGEGRSGGGSMVPAARVEYFECRTCNRRFLSFQALGGHRTGHTRLEARLRQEERGGGAAAAAAAAAAAAEARARASRQAAQQWHSCTVCGLEFRQGQALGGHMRRHREEGAAPAPPAAVGAAGGEEEQPEMLDLNNALVAAEAGGEGDHPEVERTESEPRLLNLLV; encoded by the coding sequence CAGCGTGCGGGCgaggggaggagcggcggcggcagcatgGTGCCTGCGGCGCGCGTCGAGTACTTCGAGTGCAGGACGTGCAACAGGAGGTTCCTGTCGTTCCAGGCGCTGGGCGGGCACCGGACGGGGCACACGCGGCTGGAGGCGCGGCTGCGGCAGGAGgagcgcggaggcggagcagcagcagcagcagccgccgccgccgcggcggcggaggcgagggcgagggccaGCCGGCAGGCCGCGCAGCAGTGGCACTCGTGCACGGTGTGCGGGCTCGAGTTCCGCCAGGGGCAGGCTCTCGGCGGGCACATGCGACGCCacagggaggagggcgcggcgccggcgccgccggctgccgtgggggccgccggcggcgaggaggagcagccggAGATGCTCGACCTGAACAACGCGCTGGTtgcggcggaggccggcggtgAAGGCGATCATCCGGAGGTCGAGCGCACGGAATCGGAGCCCCGTCTTCTTAATCTGCTTGTCTAG